One Mycolicibacterium parafortuitum DNA segment encodes these proteins:
- the secA2 gene encoding accessory Sec system translocase SecA2 — protein MARTSAKTPKTGRLSGRFWKLLGASTDKDQSRSMELVTASADFGSKASDLDDEQLSKAAKLLELADLADSSDIPQFLAIAREAAKRATGLAPFDVQLLGALRMLAGDVVEMATGEGKTLSGAIAAAGYALAGRHVHVITINDYLARRDAEWMGPLIEAMGLTVGWITADSTAAERRAAYQCDVTYASVNEIGFDVLRDQLVTDVEDLVSPNPDVALIDEADSVLVDEALVPLVLAGTSHRETPRLELIRLVGELNAETDFDTDNDSRNVHLTEAGARKVEAALGGIDLYSEEHVATTLTEINVALHAHVLLQRDVHYIVRDDAVHLINSSRGRIATLQRWPDGLQAAVEAKEGIETTETGEVLDTITVQALINRYPRVCGMTGTALAAGEQLRQFYKLGVSPIPPNKPNIRKDETDRVYVTAAAKNDAILEHIIEVHKTGQPVLVGTRDVAESEEIHERLVKRGVPAVVLNAKNDAEEATVIAEAGKLGSVTVSTQMAGRGTDIRLGGSEVSDDAAEKEQVAELGGLHVIGTGRHNTERLDNQLRGRAGRQGDPGSSVFFSSWEDDVVVAHLEDDKLPLDCDEDGRVLSPKAASLLEHAQRVAEGRLLDVHANTWRYNQLIAQQRAILVERRDKLLRTDTAREELAERCPDRYAEVSERLGEDAEQRLEKICRLIMLYHLDRAWADHLAFLSDIRESIHLRALGRQNPLDEFHRMAVDAFASLAADAIEAAQQTFETAPSIEDEPGVDLSKLARPTSTWTYMVHDNPLSDDSLSALSLPGVFR, from the coding sequence GTGGCTCGAACCTCTGCAAAGACACCCAAGACCGGGCGCCTGTCCGGGCGGTTCTGGAAGCTGCTCGGCGCCAGCACCGACAAGGACCAGTCGCGCTCGATGGAGCTTGTCACCGCATCGGCCGACTTCGGCTCCAAGGCAAGCGACCTCGACGACGAACAGTTGAGCAAAGCCGCGAAGCTCCTCGAGCTCGCCGACCTCGCCGACTCGTCCGACATCCCGCAGTTCCTGGCTATCGCGCGCGAGGCGGCCAAACGAGCGACCGGTCTCGCCCCGTTCGACGTGCAGTTGCTCGGCGCGCTGCGGATGCTGGCCGGCGATGTCGTCGAGATGGCCACCGGTGAGGGCAAGACGCTCTCGGGCGCGATCGCGGCCGCGGGCTACGCGCTGGCCGGCCGGCACGTACACGTCATCACCATCAACGACTACCTGGCCCGCCGCGACGCGGAGTGGATGGGTCCGCTGATCGAGGCGATGGGTCTGACCGTCGGCTGGATCACCGCCGACTCCACCGCGGCCGAGCGCCGCGCCGCCTACCAGTGCGACGTGACGTACGCGTCGGTCAACGAGATCGGCTTCGACGTGCTGCGCGATCAGCTGGTCACCGACGTCGAGGACCTGGTGTCGCCGAACCCGGACGTCGCGCTGATCGACGAGGCCGACTCGGTGCTCGTCGACGAGGCGCTGGTCCCGCTGGTGCTGGCGGGCACCAGCCACCGCGAAACCCCGCGGCTGGAGCTGATCCGGCTGGTCGGCGAGCTCAATGCGGAGACCGACTTCGATACCGACAACGACAGCCGCAACGTGCACCTGACCGAAGCGGGCGCCCGCAAGGTCGAGGCCGCGCTCGGCGGCATCGACCTGTACTCCGAAGAGCACGTCGCGACCACGCTGACCGAGATCAACGTCGCCCTGCACGCGCACGTGCTGCTGCAGCGCGACGTGCACTACATCGTCCGCGACGACGCGGTGCACCTGATCAACTCCTCCCGCGGCCGCATCGCCACACTGCAGCGCTGGCCCGACGGCCTGCAGGCCGCCGTCGAGGCCAAGGAGGGCATCGAGACCACCGAGACCGGCGAGGTGCTCGACACCATCACCGTGCAGGCGTTGATCAACCGCTACCCGCGGGTGTGCGGGATGACCGGCACCGCGCTGGCCGCCGGCGAGCAGCTGCGCCAGTTCTACAAGCTCGGCGTGTCGCCGATCCCGCCGAACAAGCCGAACATCCGCAAGGACGAGACCGACCGCGTCTACGTGACCGCCGCCGCGAAGAACGACGCGATCCTGGAGCACATCATCGAGGTGCACAAGACCGGTCAGCCGGTGCTCGTCGGCACCCGCGACGTCGCCGAATCCGAGGAGATCCACGAGCGGCTGGTCAAACGCGGCGTCCCGGCGGTGGTGCTGAACGCGAAGAACGACGCCGAGGAGGCGACCGTGATCGCCGAGGCGGGCAAGCTCGGCTCGGTGACGGTGTCGACCCAGATGGCCGGCCGCGGCACCGACATCCGGCTGGGCGGCTCGGAGGTCAGCGACGATGCCGCTGAGAAAGAGCAGGTCGCCGAACTCGGCGGCTTGCACGTGATCGGCACCGGGCGGCACAACACCGAGCGGCTGGACAACCAGCTGCGTGGCCGCGCCGGCCGCCAGGGCGATCCGGGCAGCTCGGTGTTCTTCTCCAGCTGGGAGGACGACGTCGTCGTCGCCCACCTCGAGGACGACAAGCTGCCGCTGGACTGCGACGAGGACGGCCGCGTGCTCAGCCCGAAGGCGGCGTCGCTGCTCGAACACGCCCAGCGCGTCGCCGAGGGCCGGCTGCTCGACGTGCACGCCAACACCTGGCGCTACAACCAGCTGATCGCCCAGCAGCGCGCGATCCTGGTCGAGCGCCGGGACAAGCTGCTGCGCACCGACACCGCGCGCGAGGAACTCGCCGAGCGCTGCCCGGACCGCTACGCCGAGGTCAGTGAGCGGCTCGGGGAGGACGCGGAGCAGAGGCTGGAGAAGATCTGCCGGCTGATCATGCTGTACCACCTCGACCGGGCCTGGGCCGATCATCTCGCGTTCCTGTCCGACATCCGCGAGAGCATCCACCTGCGGGCGCTGGGTCGGCAGAACCCGCTCGACGAGTTCCACCGGATGGCGGTCGACGCGTTCGCGTCGTTGGCCGCCGACGCCATCGAGGCCGCGCAGCAGACGTTCGAGACCGCGCCGTCGATCGAGGACGAGCCGGGTGTCGACCTGTCCAAGCTGGCCCGCCCGACGTCGACCTGGACGTACATGGTGCACGACAACCCGCTGTCGGACGACAGCTTGTCCGCACTGAGCCTGCCCGGGGTGTTCCGCTAG
- a CDS encoding CDP-alcohol phosphatidyltransferase family protein — MPRDRVLTVPNALSAIRLVLVPVFLYLLLVADATGWAVAVLMFSGASDWADGKIARLFANQSSRLGELLDPAVDRIYMVTVPISMALAGIIGWWVVILLLARDGVLAATLPLLRSRGLAALPVTYIGKAATFALMSGLPLVLLGQFDGQWARVVLAIGWGFLIWGMAMYLWSGVLYLVQVAMVMRKLPSRS, encoded by the coding sequence ATGCCACGCGACCGTGTGCTGACCGTGCCCAACGCGCTGTCGGCGATCCGGCTCGTACTGGTTCCCGTCTTCCTGTACCTGCTGCTGGTCGCCGACGCGACCGGGTGGGCCGTCGCGGTGCTGATGTTCAGCGGCGCGTCCGACTGGGCCGACGGCAAGATCGCCCGGCTGTTCGCGAACCAGTCGTCGCGGCTGGGGGAGCTGCTCGACCCCGCCGTCGACCGCATCTACATGGTCACCGTGCCGATCAGCATGGCGCTGGCAGGCATCATCGGGTGGTGGGTGGTGATCCTGCTGCTCGCCCGTGACGGTGTGCTGGCCGCGACGCTGCCGTTGCTGCGCAGCCGCGGCCTGGCCGCGCTTCCGGTCACCTACATCGGCAAGGCCGCGACGTTCGCGCTGATGTCCGGCCTGCCGCTGGTGCTGCTCGGGCAGTTCGACGGTCAGTGGGCTCGGGTGGTGCTCGCGATCGGCTGGGGTTTCCTGATCTGGGGCATGGCGATGTACCTGTGGTCCGGGGTCCTGTACCTGGTGCAGGTCGCCATGGTGATGCGGAAGCTGCCGAGCCGGTCATGA